A region from the Aquimarina sp. ERC-38 genome encodes:
- a CDS encoding DnaB-like helicase C-terminal domain-containing protein has translation MDKIISTYNSSIQLIEDSSNGVVNGVLSGFNKLDQITNGFQNSELTVIGGRPSMDKTSLAISLAIKIGAKNKNTLGIFSLQMPVYQFVSRMISQETGFSALKLKKGELEKHEWEILHTYTKNIKEAPIYLQHSHCMNINEIIMTCNELVEKKQVKCILIDKLQLIEPLPSDYKFNNREQEINKLVIKLKQTTLRLNIPIILFSDLNRLVEGRGGYKRPLLSDLRDSGQIENEADIVAFIYRPEQYGIAEWEDEESSSTSGEAEFCIKKHNVGEFHNIKLSFNSMTGKFNNLSKKISSQFDNRSDDPFSDIGTKQESIFGSRFNNLENDDIPF, from the coding sequence ATGGATAAAATAATTTCAACTTATAATTCTTCAATTCAATTAATTGAAGATTCAAGTAATGGAGTGGTAAACGGTGTTTTAAGTGGTTTTAACAAGTTAGATCAGATAACAAATGGGTTTCAAAATTCAGAACTTACAGTTATAGGCGGCAGACCTTCAATGGACAAAACATCATTAGCTATTTCATTAGCTATAAAAATAGGAGCTAAAAATAAGAATACACTCGGAATTTTTTCTTTACAAATGCCGGTTTATCAGTTTGTATCTAGAATGATTTCTCAAGAAACAGGTTTCAGTGCTTTAAAATTGAAAAAAGGCGAATTAGAGAAGCATGAATGGGAAATATTACATACTTACACAAAAAATATTAAGGAAGCACCTATTTATCTACAACACTCGCACTGTATGAATATTAACGAAATTATAATGACCTGTAATGAGTTAGTAGAAAAAAAGCAAGTGAAATGCATTTTAATAGACAAATTGCAACTAATCGAGCCGTTACCTTCAGATTATAAATTTAATAATAGAGAGCAAGAAATAAATAAGCTAGTAATTAAATTAAAGCAAACAACATTGAGGTTAAATATCCCCATCATATTATTTTCAGATTTAAATAGATTAGTAGAGGGACGTGGTGGTTATAAAAGACCTCTATTATCAGATCTTAGAGATTCTGGTCAAATTGAAAATGAAGCAGATATTGTAGCTTTTATATATAGGCCCGAACAGTATGGAATAGCAGAATGGGAGGATGAAGAGTCTAGTTCAACATCTGGTGAAGCAGAATTCTGTATAAAAAAACACAATGTTGGTGAATTCCATAATATAAAATTATCATTTAATTCAATGACAGGGAAATTTAATAATCTTAGTAAAAAGATATCTTCTCAATTTGATAATAGGAGCGATGATCCTTTTTCCGATATAGGAACCAAACAAGAATCAATATTTGGTAGCAGATTTAATAATCTTGAAAACGATGACATACCTTTTTGA
- a CDS encoding site-specific integrase, which produces MITTKILLYKSKKKADDTFPIVLRITYDRKPKYIFLAYIKEKDWNFKTLRVKNSHPQNQSINNLIINKLALAENLILESRRKNEHIDIKQIIRKIKLDRVGQQTFYELTETHLKELKQLKKYASYRNYVRSFNSFKKFNKNEDLYFEQITLALLKKLEIYLVAKNLGQDSLYNMFSFIRVMYNKAIRLNEVEQKHYPFGRGKFTLKTPNAEKIGLNIEEIKDLEELELPEDSSLNHTRNAFLFSFYLAGIRFSDVLTMRWDAIRDGRLYYAMRKNQKLDSLELPIKVIAILEKYELYKEDNKGLIFPFLRKCDFDNDEAIHRALHNHNTYVNKNLKKIAKLAKIEKKLTFHIARHSFGNISGSKIPVQMLQKLYRHSDIATTVRYQSNFDHTLTDKALNDVLNF; this is translated from the coding sequence ATGATTACGACGAAAATACTACTTTATAAAAGTAAGAAGAAAGCTGATGATACTTTTCCTATTGTACTTCGTATTACTTATGATCGAAAACCTAAGTATATATTTCTCGCCTATATTAAAGAAAAAGATTGGAATTTTAAAACTTTGAGGGTAAAAAATTCGCATCCGCAAAATCAAAGTATCAATAATTTAATTATTAATAAGCTAGCATTAGCCGAAAATTTGATCTTAGAAAGTAGGAGAAAAAATGAGCATATTGATATAAAACAGATCATCCGAAAGATTAAACTGGATAGGGTAGGTCAGCAAACCTTTTATGAATTAACTGAAACCCATTTAAAAGAGTTAAAGCAACTTAAAAAATATGCCAGCTATCGTAATTATGTTAGAAGCTTTAATTCCTTTAAAAAATTCAATAAAAATGAGGATTTATATTTTGAACAAATTACGCTAGCCCTTCTAAAGAAATTGGAAATTTATCTGGTTGCAAAAAACTTGGGTCAGGATTCTCTCTACAATATGTTTTCCTTTATACGCGTAATGTATAATAAAGCCATACGATTAAATGAAGTAGAACAGAAGCACTATCCATTTGGCAGGGGTAAGTTTACCTTAAAAACGCCTAACGCTGAAAAAATAGGTCTAAACATAGAAGAAATAAAAGACCTGGAAGAATTAGAACTACCAGAAGATTCTTCTTTAAATCATACCCGTAATGCTTTTTTATTTTCATTTTATTTGGCGGGAATTCGCTTTAGCGATGTATTGACTATGCGATGGGATGCGATACGAGATGGAAGGTTATATTATGCCATGCGTAAAAATCAAAAATTAGATTCATTAGAACTTCCTATCAAGGTGATTGCTATTCTAGAAAAATATGAGCTATACAAAGAAGATAATAAGGGTTTAATTTTTCCATTTTTAAGAAAATGTGATTTTGATAACGACGAAGCTATTCATAGGGCTTTACATAATCACAATACATACGTTAATAAAAACCTTAAAAAGATTGCAAAGCTAGCTAAAATTGAGAAAAAGCTTACCTTCCATATCGCACGTCATAGTTTTGGTAATATTTCAGGTTCTAAAATACCTGTACAAATGTTGCAAAAATTATATCGTCATTCTGATATAGCTACTACAGTAAGATATCAAAGTAATTTTGACCATACCCTAACAGATAAAGCTTTAAATGACGTTCTGAATTTTTAG
- a CDS encoding DinB family protein, with the protein MKKLYDKKYSNKIFEVLFMLEDVGQRMMNSVKDLSIRELDYAPNPSINSIGVVLVHISSLEYYYQLYTFSNKGFHPKKHKLWTIALEMDKTARQEFKEESIEFYLEIYNNVRSNTLNLFSEVDDEWLENFSINSHKNNYFEWLHVMEHQSQHLGQIYLLKRLYNYQCKTDSI; encoded by the coding sequence TTGAAAAAACTTTATGATAAGAAATATTCAAATAAAATTTTTGAAGTTTTGTTTATGTTAGAAGATGTTGGTCAACGAATGATGAATTCTGTAAAAGATCTAAGCATCCGAGAGCTTGATTATGCACCTAACCCTTCCATAAACAGCATTGGCGTTGTACTTGTCCATATTTCTTCATTAGAATATTATTATCAACTCTATACATTTTCAAATAAAGGTTTTCACCCTAAAAAGCATAAATTATGGACTATAGCTTTAGAGATGGACAAAACTGCGAGACAAGAATTCAAGGAAGAATCGATTGAGTTCTATTTAGAGATATATAATAATGTTAGGTCAAATACCCTAAACCTTTTTAGCGAAGTGGATGACGAATGGTTAGAAAACTTTTCTATAAATTCGCATAAAAATAACTATTTCGAATGGTTACATGTAATGGAGCACCAGTCTCAACATCTTGGTCAGATTTACCTGCTAAAAAGATTGTATAACTATCAATGTAAAACAGATAGCATTTAA
- a CDS encoding TIR domain-containing protein, translating into MARKVFVSYKYSDSLVQDLGIYQESFFGKIKIATTARHYVDEISEHLTGDDHIYKGENDDESMENLADSSISSKLGDKIFDSSVTIVLISKGMKEPFKSEKDQWIPWEVSYSLKKQTRLGKSSSTNGVIAVVLPDENGSYEYYLTHNNGCNCRTLNTRFLFQIISDNMFNVKVPTRSDCNGSWVYYGDSSYIESVKWFDFMANPTKYIDKAIELRDKKDDYNIVKTIK; encoded by the coding sequence ATGGCAAGAAAAGTATTCGTTTCATATAAATATTCGGATTCATTAGTACAAGATTTAGGCATATATCAAGAGTCTTTTTTCGGCAAAATAAAAATAGCTACTACTGCAAGACATTATGTAGATGAAATTTCAGAGCATTTGACAGGTGATGACCATATTTATAAAGGTGAGAATGATGATGAAAGTATGGAGAACTTGGCAGACTCTTCTATCAGTTCAAAATTAGGAGACAAGATTTTTGATAGCAGTGTTACTATTGTTTTGATTTCTAAAGGAATGAAGGAACCGTTTAAATCGGAAAAAGACCAATGGATACCATGGGAAGTTTCATACTCTTTAAAAAAGCAGACAAGATTAGGTAAGTCAAGTAGTACAAATGGTGTTATAGCCGTTGTACTTCCAGATGAAAATGGAAGTTACGAATATTATCTAACTCATAATAACGGGTGCAACTGTAGGACACTAAATACACGTTTTCTATTTCAAATAATTAGTGACAATATGTTTAATGTAAAAGTGCCTACAAGAAGTGATTGCAATGGTAGTTGGGTTTATTATGGCGATAGCTCCTATATTGAATCTGTAAAATGGTTTGATTTTATGGCAAATCCTACAAAATATATTGACAAAGCTATAGAGTTACGAGATAAGAAGGATGATTATAACATTGTAAAAACTATTAAATAG
- a CDS encoding IS30 family transposase codes for MEHLTLEERYKISALLELKTPKKEIAEQLGRDRSTIYREVRRNADNRSGKYNAELAQRKAQKRHKDKAKHKVFTPSMEKLVCDGLQDHLSPEQIKGRAMLEGTPCVSHERIYQFIWQDKKAGGRTYLCLRNKGRKYQKRGGKQAGRGCIPNRRDITERPRVVDKKERIGDLEIDLVIGKDHRGALVTINDRATGMLRMGHIENKSAREVQVKTEELLEDWKPFIKTITSDNGKEFANHQEIAEELDIDFYFAKPYHSWQRGANENLNGLIRQYFPKGSSFAEITKEAVEKVENILNNRPRKRFGYKTPNEVYATFINKTQTVAFIT; via the coding sequence ATGGAACATTTAACGCTGGAGGAAAGGTACAAAATATCAGCACTTTTAGAACTTAAAACCCCTAAAAAGGAAATAGCAGAACAGTTGGGTCGGGATCGCTCTACTATATATAGGGAAGTAAGACGCAATGCTGACAACCGAAGTGGGAAGTACAATGCTGAGCTAGCCCAAAGAAAAGCCCAAAAACGCCATAAGGATAAAGCAAAGCACAAGGTTTTTACCCCTTCTATGGAGAAGTTGGTTTGTGATGGGCTTCAAGACCACCTTAGCCCGGAACAGATCAAAGGAAGGGCTATGCTAGAGGGGACCCCTTGTGTATCGCATGAACGTATTTACCAGTTTATATGGCAGGATAAGAAAGCAGGCGGGAGAACATACCTTTGTTTGCGTAATAAGGGAAGGAAGTACCAGAAAAGAGGCGGTAAGCAAGCAGGTAGGGGGTGCATCCCTAATAGAAGGGACATAACAGAACGCCCCCGGGTAGTAGACAAAAAAGAAAGGATAGGTGACCTTGAGATTGACCTGGTGATAGGTAAAGACCATAGAGGTGCCCTTGTCACTATAAACGATAGGGCTACAGGGATGCTAAGGATGGGACATATAGAAAACAAATCAGCCCGGGAAGTCCAGGTGAAAACGGAAGAACTACTGGAAGATTGGAAGCCCTTTATTAAAACTATTACCAGTGACAACGGGAAGGAGTTTGCAAACCATCAGGAAATAGCAGAGGAGCTTGACATTGATTTCTACTTTGCAAAACCCTACCATAGCTGGCAAAGGGGTGCCAATGAAAACCTCAACGGGCTGATAAGGCAGTATTTCCCAAAAGGTAGTAGCTTTGCAGAGATAACTAAGGAAGCGGTAGAGAAAGTAGAAAACATTTTAAACAATAGGCCTAGGAAAAGGTTCGGGTATAAAACACCCAATGAGGTATACGCAACTTTTATCAACAAAACCCAAACTGTTGCATTTATAACTTGA
- a CDS encoding toll/interleukin-1 receptor domain-containing protein yields MTLNESLKSFKEESNRFKTKIFLSHKHDEREYLEGAISFLKSYSVDVYVDWLDDGMPKTTSGRTADRIKQKIKDNHKFILLATEGAISSKWCNWELGLGDAAKYIDHIAILPIKREYSDFSGSEYLEIYPYIFNVDYYQYYKGHYRAKGTYVVFPSINGNDKVVSITEWLKSK; encoded by the coding sequence ATGACCTTAAATGAAAGCCTAAAAAGTTTTAAAGAAGAAAGTAATCGTTTTAAAACTAAAATTTTCCTTTCTCACAAACACGATGAAAGAGAGTATCTAGAAGGGGCTATTTCATTTTTAAAATCTTATAGTGTAGACGTTTATGTTGATTGGTTAGATGACGGGATGCCTAAAACAACATCAGGAAGGACCGCGGATAGAATAAAACAAAAAATTAAGGATAATCATAAATTTATCCTTTTAGCAACAGAGGGGGCAATAAGCTCTAAATGGTGTAATTGGGAGTTAGGTTTAGGAGATGCAGCGAAGTATATTGACCACATTGCAATTTTACCAATAAAAAGAGAATATTCAGATTTTTCGGGTAGTGAGTACTTAGAAATATACCCTTACATTTTTAACGTTGATTATTATCAATATTACAAAGGGCATTATAGGGCGAAAGGTACATACGTTGTATTTCCATCAATTAATGGTAATGATAAAGTTGTGTCAATAACTGAGTGGTTAAAGTCTAAATAA
- a CDS encoding prolyl oligopeptidase family serine peptidase encodes MNLVILPGSNIKAQNDSIQVYHGKKIIDKYSYLQNLKDSSVIKWFEQQNKEASTFLDLIDNRERLDSLQRYFLNQDSELITNIKSTFTDDFYYLKQEKNGDHIKLFRKDAKSNIEELIFDLQEYNGVHNSNYTITYYKPSWNSEKVVIGMAEKGKEISKLRFLDTKTKEFFPDEIENTLPTFGGVYWLPKNNGVTFLQLGSEKEKIKDYLQNTQVVVHKLGKGTLPLFSKENNPNVNFKTEDIPVVFRDRPLDKYLVAAVAGATKYYEYYYTIVKDNYIKDKAWHPLFRKEDKVLSYLQQNDSIIYLTSKDASNFKLCKTSLSPAPDVKSPKILVKEFKDKVITKFAIVKDNIFFTTLKNGVDAKLYKLRSNGEIEQMELPLNAGNITLETKGLDDSFFAIKLTGWTFQERRFIYNFENNFFKESNIKDIKNFKISNTIKVEEIEVKAQDGELIPLSLIYRNDLKKDGQNSTFLTGYGSYGYSIKPSFSKKIMTWVHEGGVYAIAHVRGGGEKGDYWYKGGLKATKANTWKDFIATAEYLIKEKYTSKSKLAISGGSAGGITVGRAMTEKPDLFAGVIAHVPFMNTILMETDINGANSTKEFGTIKSKEEFNYLYEMDSFHHVEKGTSYPATLVTTGFNDIRVPSWDPAKFYAKLKDYNSSNNPLLFSVDFDSGHDGGNSISKSIKNTTDALAFAFWSTEHPTYTLKNT; translated from the coding sequence ATGAACTTGGTTATATTGCCTGGTTCTAATATTAAAGCTCAAAATGATAGCATACAGGTTTATCATGGAAAAAAGATTATTGATAAATACAGTTACCTTCAAAATTTAAAGGATAGTTCTGTTATAAAATGGTTTGAACAACAAAATAAGGAAGCTTCTACGTTTTTAGATTTAATAGATAACCGAGAACGTTTAGATAGTTTGCAAAGATATTTCCTAAACCAGGATTCGGAACTTATTACAAATATCAAATCAACCTTTACCGATGATTTTTATTATCTAAAGCAAGAAAAGAATGGAGATCATATCAAATTATTTAGAAAAGATGCTAAAAGTAATATAGAAGAGTTAATTTTTGATCTTCAGGAATATAATGGTGTTCATAATTCAAACTATACCATTACCTATTACAAGCCCAGTTGGAACTCAGAAAAAGTAGTTATTGGTATGGCAGAAAAAGGAAAAGAAATTTCAAAACTACGTTTTCTTGATACAAAAACTAAAGAATTTTTTCCTGACGAAATAGAGAATACACTACCCACTTTTGGTGGGGTATACTGGTTACCAAAAAACAACGGTGTTACATTTTTACAATTAGGTAGTGAGAAAGAAAAGATAAAAGATTATTTACAAAATACGCAAGTAGTCGTTCACAAACTGGGTAAAGGTACCCTACCCTTATTTTCTAAAGAGAACAATCCAAATGTAAATTTTAAAACAGAAGATATTCCCGTAGTTTTTAGGGATCGCCCTTTGGATAAATACCTTGTAGCTGCGGTAGCAGGTGCAACAAAATATTATGAATATTACTATACAATTGTAAAAGACAATTATATAAAAGATAAAGCCTGGCATCCCCTTTTTAGAAAAGAGGATAAAGTCTTGTCTTATTTGCAACAAAATGATTCAATAATCTACCTAACTTCAAAAGATGCTTCAAACTTTAAGTTGTGTAAAACTTCACTTTCTCCTGCTCCTGATGTTAAATCCCCAAAAATCTTAGTTAAGGAATTTAAAGATAAAGTGATTACTAAATTTGCAATTGTAAAAGATAATATCTTCTTTACTACTTTAAAGAACGGTGTAGATGCAAAACTTTATAAGTTGAGAAGTAATGGTGAAATTGAACAGATGGAATTACCACTTAATGCGGGCAATATTACTTTAGAAACAAAAGGATTAGATGACAGCTTTTTTGCTATAAAGCTTACAGGTTGGACTTTTCAAGAGAGACGGTTTATTTATAATTTTGAAAATAACTTTTTCAAGGAATCAAATATAAAAGATATTAAAAATTTTAAAATTTCTAATACTATTAAAGTCGAAGAAATTGAGGTTAAGGCGCAGGATGGAGAATTAATACCTCTCTCCTTAATCTATAGAAATGATCTGAAAAAAGATGGTCAGAATTCAACTTTTCTAACAGGTTATGGGTCTTACGGGTATTCGATAAAACCGAGTTTTTCTAAAAAAATCATGACCTGGGTGCATGAAGGTGGGGTTTATGCAATTGCTCACGTGAGAGGTGGTGGTGAAAAGGGGGACTATTGGTACAAAGGTGGATTAAAAGCTACAAAAGCTAACACCTGGAAAGATTTTATTGCTACCGCAGAATACCTGATAAAGGAAAAATACACCTCAAAAAGTAAACTGGCTATCAGTGGAGGAAGCGCCGGTGGCATCACCGTAGGTAGAGCAATGACTGAAAAACCAGATTTATTTGCAGGTGTTATTGCCCATGTTCCATTTATGAATACCATACTCATGGAAACTGATATTAACGGGGCAAACAGTACAAAAGAGTTTGGTACTATAAAAAGTAAAGAAGAATTTAACTATTTGTATGAAATGGATTCTTTTCATCATGTTGAAAAAGGTACAAGTTATCCTGCAACCTTGGTGACCACAGGTTTTAATGATATAAGAGTACCTTCCTGGGATCCTGCTAAGTTTTACGCTAAATTGAAAGACTATAATTCTTCTAATAACCCTCTTCTCTTTAGTGTTGACTTTGATTCAGGACATGATGGTGGTAATTCTATTTCCAAAAGTATAAAGAATACAACGGATGCCCTTGCTTTTGCTTTTTGGAGTACTGAGCATCCTACTTACACTTTAAAGAATACTTAG
- a CDS encoding toll/interleukin-1 receptor domain-containing protein translates to MYFGDNNGDFKDLDVTQKLLKDGTMILPIFYDRFENDIPSVLENQNAIKFSEDELNRITNVVLEAFELLRSTRKVFISYRRAESTAVAIQLYEALEAYNFDVFLDTHSIQKGEPFQDELWHRMTDCDVIILLNTPGFLESHWCKEEFAEASAKQIGIVQLVWPNHQIKNIDKSSYISYPIQLTEDDFINKESDSTGRFIETMVERVLTEVESVRARNLAARQDNLITEFRNIAEKNKRKVTVQPEKILTEDLPNGEHIIYIPTIGIPQSTSCQSAEIKKELMGYDEVSIRLIYDDLRIRDKWLKHLEWLNDNFRKDIKTLKKQDFELWLQKA, encoded by the coding sequence TTGTACTTCGGAGATAACAATGGCGATTTTAAGGATTTAGATGTTACTCAGAAGCTTCTGAAAGATGGTACAATGATACTTCCAATATTCTATGACAGATTTGAAAATGATATTCCGTCCGTTTTAGAAAATCAAAATGCCATTAAATTTTCAGAAGATGAATTAAATAGAATTACTAATGTTGTTCTAGAAGCTTTTGAATTGTTACGAAGTACAAGAAAAGTGTTTATTAGTTACAGAAGAGCTGAATCTACCGCTGTGGCTATTCAATTATATGAGGCTTTAGAAGCTTATAATTTTGATGTATTTCTCGATACGCATTCAATTCAAAAGGGAGAACCTTTTCAAGATGAATTGTGGCATCGTATGACAGATTGCGATGTTATTATATTACTGAATACTCCTGGTTTTTTAGAAAGTCATTGGTGTAAAGAAGAATTTGCAGAAGCAAGTGCAAAGCAAATAGGAATTGTCCAGTTGGTGTGGCCAAATCATCAAATAAAGAATATTGACAAATCTTCTTATATCAGTTATCCAATTCAATTAACAGAAGATGACTTTATCAATAAAGAGTCAGATAGTACTGGTCGATTTATTGAAACGATGGTAGAACGTGTGCTTACTGAAGTGGAATCTGTTCGAGCAAGAAATTTAGCAGCTAGACAGGATAATTTAATTACTGAATTTAGAAATATAGCAGAAAAGAATAAACGAAAGGTAACTGTTCAGCCTGAAAAGATTTTAACAGAGGATTTACCGAATGGAGAACATATAATCTACATCCCTACTATTGGTATACCTCAATCAACAAGCTGTCAATCAGCTGAAATAAAAAAAGAGTTGATGGGGTACGATGAGGTTTCTATACGATTGATATATGATGATTTGCGAATACGTGATAAATGGTTGAAACATTTAGAATGGTTAAATGACAATTTCAGAAAGGATATAAAAACATTAAAAAAACAAGATTTTGAATTATGGCTACAGAAGGCGTAA